The following are from one region of the Phormidium sp. PBR-2020 genome:
- a CDS encoding ABC transporter permease yields MNIVESLKMASQTLLANKLRSSLTMLGIIIGNASVIATIGIGEGAQTFVSDQVSSLGTNLLFIVPGSPDAQRRPVRPPQTLVLEDAEAIAQQVPGVDQVAPQLNGSELISYRNRNMSAAIYGITPELLPVRNFAVAQGRFIDELDLRRTQKVVALGSEIAEQLYGNVNPIGETLRIKNTSFRVVGVMEPKGSTFGTNLDDTVFMPITTMAAQIVGQSSPYGLAVTFINVSVVDESQMRATQFQIENLLRLRHRITNEDDFTVRSQKDLQETTGAITGALTILLATVASISLIVGGIGIMNIMLVSVTERTQEIGLRKAIGASPSDILMQFTIEAVLLSVMGGMIGTGIGMAGVAAVGALTEFEAGLSPAAIVLATGVSGGIGLIFGVLPARRAAQLDPIVALRTA; encoded by the coding sequence ATGAATATTGTTGAGTCTCTGAAAATGGCGAGTCAAACTCTGCTGGCGAATAAACTTCGCAGTAGCTTGACGATGTTGGGGATTATTATCGGTAATGCCTCGGTGATTGCCACCATTGGCATTGGGGAAGGAGCGCAAACCTTTGTTTCTGATCAGGTATCATCTCTGGGAACCAATTTACTGTTTATTGTCCCCGGTAGTCCTGACGCGCAACGGCGTCCAGTGCGGCCTCCCCAGACCTTGGTCTTGGAAGATGCCGAGGCGATCGCCCAACAGGTTCCGGGAGTGGATCAGGTAGCGCCACAACTCAACGGCAGCGAACTCATTTCCTACCGCAACCGCAATATGTCGGCGGCCATCTATGGTATCACACCGGAGTTGTTGCCCGTTCGTAATTTTGCCGTGGCCCAGGGACGATTTATCGATGAGTTAGACTTACGGCGGACTCAGAAAGTGGTGGCCCTGGGGTCGGAAATTGCTGAACAACTGTATGGCAACGTCAATCCCATTGGCGAGACGTTACGGATTAAGAATACTAGCTTTCGGGTGGTGGGGGTGATGGAACCCAAGGGATCGACTTTTGGCACCAACCTGGATGATACGGTGTTTATGCCCATCACCACCATGGCGGCTCAAATTGTTGGGCAAAGTTCCCCTTATGGGTTAGCGGTGACGTTCATCAATGTGAGTGTGGTGGATGAGAGTCAGATGCGGGCCACCCAGTTTCAGATTGAGAACCTATTGCGGCTGCGTCACCGCATCACCAATGAAGATGATTTCACGGTTCGCAGTCAAAAAGACCTCCAGGAAACCACCGGGGCCATTACCGGGGCCTTAACGATTCTTTTGGCGACGGTGGCCAGTATTTCCCTGATTGTGGGAGGAATTGGCATTATGAACATTATGCTGGTCTCGGTGACGGAACGAACCCAGGAGATTGGCTTACGCAAGGCTATTGGTGCGTCTCCGAGTGATATTCTCATGCAGTTCACCATTGAAGCGGTGTTGCTGTCGGTGATGGGGGGGATGATAGGAACCGGAATTGGTATGGCTGGGGTAGCGGCGGTTGGGGCCTTGACGGAGTTTGAGGCGGGCTTATCCCCGGCGGCGATCGTTTTGGCGACGGGTGTCTCGGGTGGAATTGGCTTGATTTTCGGGGTTTTACCGGCACGACGGGCCGCCCAACTTGACCCAATTGTGGCGTTGAGAACGGCTTGA
- a CDS encoding oligoendopeptidase F encodes MVQTPIQTLSEAQEWDLSDLYQGFDDPKLEEDLQELDRRAQAFRSHYRGKLADCSPSQVAIALQDLEAIHQKSGYLYAFPSLKFSADTRDSQAQQFEDKVMEALTQIENQLLFFELELQALDESQFTQLQDAEALSNYRHYLQRIAEFRPHCLPEAVEQTRNQDVLTGREAFIKLRSVHLGEQDYDPVTTPEGKTVDSEAELSSLLFQGDAETRLNAYQSVRHVLKQHNSLYGYILNTVSQDRRIESQMRGYPSTLHQQLLIDEVSEPVFRAIMKGMQSRYDLFQRYYRLKGQALNRKIRICDTYAPWTTDPTPPIDYQTGVTTLLDALEQFDVNYARRAEEFFLNNWVDAKVRPGKRGGAFCAYFHGKHSYLLLSYTEDYSSLFTLAHEMGHGLHFDWIDRKQSYFNSNPPLVLAEVASTFNELLLLDRLLEQAGDDAALRQALITRALEDQLSLLFRQSTISRLELAIHERAQAGSFDASFVNEAWMNLYGELCGDAVDLLEEHQYDWARIGHIFFKPFYCYQYTASTLVSLACYQKYLEVGPAFVPGYLELLASGSQWNQVEALRHFVDVDLEDETTIHNALLYVEGLVNQLEATL; translated from the coding sequence TTGGTTCAGACCCCAATTCAGACCCTCAGCGAGGCCCAGGAATGGGACCTCAGCGACCTCTATCAAGGCTTTGATGACCCCAAACTTGAGGAGGACTTACAGGAGTTAGACCGCCGCGCCCAAGCCTTTCGCAGCCACTATCGCGGCAAGTTAGCCGATTGTAGCCCCTCCCAGGTGGCGATCGCCCTGCAAGACCTCGAAGCCATCCACCAGAAATCCGGCTATCTCTACGCCTTTCCCTCCCTCAAATTCTCCGCCGACACCCGCGACAGCCAGGCGCAACAGTTTGAGGATAAGGTCATGGAAGCCCTCACCCAAATCGAAAACCAACTACTCTTTTTCGAGTTGGAACTCCAGGCCCTCGACGAGTCCCAATTCACCCAACTGCAAGACGCGGAGGCTCTGAGCAATTATCGCCATTATTTACAGCGAATTGCCGAATTTCGCCCCCACTGTCTCCCCGAAGCCGTCGAACAAACCCGCAATCAAGACGTTCTCACCGGACGGGAGGCCTTTATCAAACTGCGTTCGGTACATCTCGGGGAACAAGACTATGACCCCGTCACCACCCCCGAGGGCAAAACCGTCGACAGTGAAGCGGAATTAAGTTCCCTGCTATTCCAAGGAGACGCCGAAACGCGCCTCAATGCCTATCAATCGGTGCGCCACGTCCTCAAGCAGCATAACTCACTCTACGGCTATATCCTCAACACCGTTTCCCAAGACCGACGGATTGAGAGTCAGATGCGGGGCTATCCGTCCACCCTGCATCAGCAATTGCTCATCGACGAAGTTTCCGAACCCGTCTTTCGAGCCATTATGAAAGGGATGCAGTCTCGCTATGACCTCTTCCAACGCTATTATCGCCTCAAGGGCCAGGCCCTCAACCGCAAGATTCGCATTTGTGATACCTACGCACCCTGGACTACAGACCCCACCCCTCCCATTGACTATCAAACTGGCGTCACCACCCTCCTCGATGCCTTAGAACAGTTTGATGTCAACTATGCGCGACGGGCCGAGGAGTTTTTCCTCAATAACTGGGTCGATGCCAAAGTTCGCCCCGGAAAACGCGGGGGCGCCTTCTGTGCATACTTCCACGGGAAACACAGCTATTTGTTGCTCTCCTACACCGAGGACTATAGTTCCCTGTTTACCCTGGCCCATGAGATGGGCCATGGCTTGCATTTCGATTGGATTGACCGCAAACAGTCTTATTTCAACAGCAATCCTCCCCTGGTCTTGGCAGAAGTGGCCTCGACGTTTAATGAGTTGCTGTTGTTGGACCGTCTTCTAGAGCAAGCTGGGGATGATGCGGCCTTACGTCAGGCGTTGATTACCCGAGCGTTGGAAGACCAGCTTAGTTTGTTGTTCCGCCAAAGTACCATCAGCCGTCTGGAGTTGGCGATTCATGAGCGGGCCCAAGCGGGAAGCTTTGACGCTAGTTTTGTCAATGAAGCCTGGATGAACCTCTATGGGGAACTCTGCGGCGATGCGGTAGACCTGCTAGAGGAGCATCAATATGATTGGGCCCGCATCGGTCACATTTTCTTCAAACCCTTCTATTGCTACCAATACACCGCTTCAACCTTGGTGAGTCTGGCCTGTTATCAGAAATATCTGGAGGTGGGGCCTGCGTTTGTCCCAGGCTATCTCGAACTCTTGGCCTCGGGGAGTCAGTGGAATCAGGTTGAGGCGTTGCGTCACTTTGTGGATGTGGATTTGGAGGATGAGACCACGATTCATAACGCCCTCTTGTATGTGGAGGGGTTAGTCAATCAACTCGAAGCTACTCTTTAG
- a CDS encoding lmo0937 family membrane protein, protein MVNAIWTIIVVLVILWALGFSVNIGGGLIHLLLVLALIGIIYNVITGRRL, encoded by the coding sequence ATGGTCAACGCAATTTGGACAATCATTGTCGTTCTCGTCATCCTCTGGGCCCTCGGCTTTTCCGTTAACATCGGGGGTGGGTTAATCCACCTGCTGCTGGTACTGGCCCTCATCGGCATTATTTACAATGTAATCACTGGGCGTCGCCTCTAG
- a CDS encoding pentapeptide repeat-containing protein, protein MTALDELESGQSKHLRGANLEDQTLSGLDLKNIDLAGAKLCGTYLDRANLEAANLEGANCLGANFDYSNLRANLVGINLMQASLQGSDLRGANLRGATLMGANLQGASLTGAFLSGANLVRVNLMGADLRGADLRGANFSHSNLSGANLSQADLQGANLCEANLEEANLEQANLQGANLVRANFLCANLQETKLDGATHSETCWTGTILDGEVDEIKSSN, encoded by the coding sequence ATGACTGCTCTTGACGAACTTGAATCTGGACAATCGAAGCACCTCCGAGGGGCGAATCTTGAAGATCAAACCTTGTCTGGGTTGGACTTAAAAAACATTGACTTGGCCGGCGCGAAACTCTGCGGCACCTATCTAGATCGCGCTAACCTAGAAGCTGCGAATCTCGAAGGCGCGAACTGTTTAGGGGCCAACTTCGACTACAGTAACCTCCGAGCGAATCTCGTCGGCATCAATCTCATGCAAGCGAGTTTACAGGGAAGCGATCTGCGCGGGGCCAATTTACGAGGGGCAACCCTCATGGGGGCAAATCTCCAGGGGGCCAGCCTAACTGGGGCCTTCCTGAGTGGGGCCAACTTGGTGAGGGTGAATTTGATGGGGGCTGATTTACGCGGCGCTGATTTGCGCGGGGCCAATTTCAGCCATAGTAATCTCAGCGGGGCCAATCTTTCTCAAGCCGACTTACAAGGGGCAAATCTTTGTGAAGCGAATTTGGAGGAGGCAAATTTAGAGCAAGCCAATTTACAGGGAGCCAATTTAGTGCGGGCGAATTTCCTTTGTGCTAATTTACAAGAAACAAAATTAGATGGCGCAACCCATTCTGAAACCTGTTGGACAGGAACAATTCTCGATGGTGAAGTTGACGAGATTAAATCCTCAAATTAA
- the infB gene encoding translation initiation factor IF-2 yields MNNGKVRLYDLSRELNVDNKQVLAFCDQLDIAYKSHSSTITEADAARIRQEAENAPAVSEPARPSGSGPNTHRTKQKILKIEHRSPNAKPAVQGSDPETTGDNRANSDATSSNLDSPELVDKPVRPKSPSPAKPQPANTPPVEATNPKKPVSSQAPSRDDSDSAPVNPASEAKTIEADSKAEPEQKQEEVPQLIGPPPRPQPRAKKHKGRDKPTVERPTIAKDKPSSAPRPSAPSKDKEADSPRPVSSSPQKPSRPAERDEQEPVSAGPPSRPESKRPVPKLKRPPELVRLNAKTEEVEPEAPENEPLAVEPEDDTDETEQLTLKRPKLPRKAKTKKRRTTEEDPVESLEAANKANKPKRRVRPIDDDDEDFEADLNTDSNDAMEVSLSIARPPKATKSKSESRPSTQQRRKPAPQQRGSGDSSGGSSSSSRNRRDRRERANKVERPELVEIRDNLTVRELADLLLVPETEIVKRLFMQGIAVNVTQTLDVPTATMVAEELDVLVETPEKEQEARKVTDMIDATDLDSLQRRPPVVTIMGHVDHGKTTLLDSIRKTKVAQGEAGGITQHTGAYHVDVEHEGVMHQIVFLDTPGHEAFTAMRARGARVTDIAILVVAADDGVQPQTIEAISHARAAGVPLVVAVNKMDKEQANPDRVKQELMEHGLVPEEWGGDTVMVPVSAITGDNLDTLLEMIILVSEVEELSANPDRPARGTVIEAHLDKARGSVATLLVQNGTLRVGDTLVAGSVFAKVRAMIDDRGNRVDEAKPSFAVEVLGMNDVPEAGDEFEVFTNEKEARSEADRRKDESRQSRLQQTMASRRVTLSSLSARASEGELKELNLVLKADVQGSLEAILGSLEQLPQDEVQLRVLYAAPGEIAETDIDLAAASDAVILGFNTTLASGARQAAEREGVDVRDYSVIYNLLDDIQGAMEGLLDPEMVEEELGQAQVRAIFPSGRGQVAGCYVLSGQLVRNAKVRILRNDKVVHENVLDSLRRMREDVRDVKSGYECGLGIDRFSDWQEGDIVYCYRMASKRRTLASR; encoded by the coding sequence CGACCGGGGACAACCGTGCTAACTCTGACGCCACTTCCTCCAACCTAGACTCACCCGAATTGGTTGACAAGCCCGTGCGACCTAAATCTCCTTCTCCCGCTAAACCTCAACCTGCCAACACTCCGCCAGTGGAGGCGACTAACCCCAAAAAACCGGTTTCTTCACAAGCCCCGAGTCGCGATGACAGTGACTCGGCACCGGTGAATCCGGCCAGTGAGGCCAAAACCATAGAAGCGGACTCTAAAGCCGAGCCAGAGCAGAAACAAGAGGAGGTTCCTCAACTCATTGGCCCGCCGCCCCGGCCCCAGCCTCGGGCGAAGAAACATAAAGGGCGGGACAAACCCACTGTTGAACGGCCCACGATCGCCAAAGATAAGCCCAGTTCAGCACCTCGTCCCTCAGCCCCAAGCAAGGACAAGGAGGCAGATAGCCCTCGTCCGGTCAGTAGTAGTCCTCAGAAACCCAGCCGTCCGGCGGAGCGGGACGAACAGGAACCGGTCAGTGCTGGCCCTCCCTCACGGCCAGAGTCGAAGCGTCCGGTGCCCAAACTCAAACGACCGCCCGAGTTGGTGCGTCTTAATGCGAAAACCGAGGAGGTTGAACCTGAGGCCCCTGAGAATGAGCCATTGGCCGTTGAACCCGAAGACGATACCGATGAGACGGAACAACTGACTCTCAAACGGCCGAAGTTACCTCGCAAAGCCAAAACCAAAAAACGTCGCACCACGGAAGAAGATCCCGTGGAAAGCTTGGAAGCGGCGAACAAAGCCAACAAGCCCAAGCGGCGTGTCCGTCCCATTGATGATGATGATGAGGACTTCGAGGCGGATCTGAATACGGATAGCAACGATGCGATGGAAGTGAGTCTGTCCATTGCTCGGCCTCCCAAGGCCACGAAATCCAAATCCGAGAGCCGTCCCTCGACTCAACAGCGCCGTAAACCCGCTCCCCAACAACGGGGTAGTGGTGATAGTAGTGGCGGTTCCTCTTCCTCAAGTCGCAACCGTCGCGATCGCCGCGAACGGGCCAACAAAGTCGAACGCCCCGAACTCGTGGAAATCCGCGACAACCTCACGGTTCGCGAATTGGCAGATCTGCTCCTAGTCCCCGAAACGGAAATCGTCAAACGCCTGTTTATGCAGGGAATTGCGGTGAACGTCACCCAAACCCTCGACGTGCCCACGGCGACCATGGTGGCCGAAGAACTCGATGTCTTGGTCGAAACCCCTGAAAAAGAACAGGAAGCCCGTAAGGTGACCGACATGATCGACGCGACGGACTTAGATAGTCTGCAACGTCGTCCGCCGGTCGTGACCATTATGGGTCACGTTGACCACGGGAAAACCACCCTCCTCGACTCGATTCGCAAAACTAAAGTGGCTCAGGGCGAGGCTGGGGGCATTACCCAGCACACCGGCGCCTATCACGTCGATGTGGAACATGAAGGGGTGATGCACCAGATCGTCTTCCTGGACACTCCCGGTCACGAAGCCTTTACGGCAATGCGGGCCCGAGGCGCACGGGTCACGGACATCGCCATTTTGGTGGTGGCGGCTGATGATGGGGTGCAACCCCAAACCATTGAGGCTATCAGTCACGCCAGAGCAGCGGGAGTGCCCTTAGTGGTGGCCGTCAACAAAATGGACAAAGAACAGGCCAACCCCGATCGCGTCAAACAAGAACTGATGGAACATGGCTTAGTTCCTGAAGAATGGGGTGGCGACACGGTTATGGTTCCCGTGAGTGCCATTACTGGTGACAATCTCGATACCTTACTCGAGATGATCATTCTCGTCTCGGAAGTCGAGGAACTCTCCGCCAATCCCGATCGCCCCGCCCGAGGAACGGTCATCGAGGCCCACTTGGACAAAGCTCGTGGTTCCGTGGCCACCCTCCTGGTGCAAAATGGAACCCTGCGCGTCGGCGATACCCTCGTGGCAGGCTCCGTGTTTGCTAAAGTACGGGCCATGATCGATGATCGCGGCAACCGAGTCGATGAAGCCAAACCCTCCTTTGCGGTGGAAGTCTTGGGGATGAACGATGTCCCCGAAGCCGGAGACGAGTTTGAGGTCTTCACGAACGAGAAAGAAGCTCGCAGCGAAGCAGACCGCCGTAAGGATGAATCCCGTCAGTCTCGCCTGCAACAGACCATGGCTTCGCGCCGGGTCACCCTCAGCAGCCTCTCGGCTCGCGCTAGCGAAGGGGAACTCAAGGAACTCAACTTGGTCCTCAAAGCCGACGTACAAGGGTCCTTGGAGGCGATTCTCGGGTCTCTCGAACAGTTACCCCAAGATGAAGTCCAATTACGGGTTCTCTATGCCGCTCCCGGTGAAATCGCCGAAACGGATATTGACCTGGCCGCTGCTTCCGATGCGGTGATTCTCGGCTTCAACACCACCCTCGCCAGTGGCGCTCGTCAAGCCGCTGAACGCGAAGGTGTCGATGTCCGGGATTACAGCGTCATCTATAACCTCTTGGATGATATTCAGGGGGCCATGGAAGGTCTGCTAGATCCCGAGATGGTGGAAGAAGAACTCGGACAAGCCCAAGTTCGCGCCATCTTCCCTTCAGGACGAGGTCAAGTGGCTGGTTGTTATGTCCTCTCAGGACAACTGGTGCGGAACGCGAAGGTGCGTATCTTGCGCAATGACAAGGTCGTTCATGAGAATGTCCTCGATTCCCTGCGTCGGATGCGCGAAGATGTCCGGGACGTTAAGTCTGGCTATGAGTGCGGTCTAGGCATTGATCGCTTCTCTGATTGGCAAGAAGGCGATATCGTCTATTGCTATCGTATGGCCTCGAAACGTCGGACCTTGGCATCTCGTTAA
- a CDS encoding tetratricopeptide repeat protein — MFSFVYVSKWVAFCTTASLGVGLATVMVPRAAIAFDSRLAENVTVQINGYSQPDDGFPGGSGVIVGREGDRYWVLTALHVVCDRIPMREPISCRQDIAENRRYRIRTASGQEYDMTDVQALQQTLDDPDLALVQFESSRDYTLATLGDSDHAQLAASIYVAGFPAAFQTAGADRDFYLSQGPVVSRRRQGVQGYTLIYGASTKIGMSGGPVFDSDNRVVGIHGIADTDLSGQSETGEGAQVKSGFNGGIPIASFMQLRQTQQVQVPNLNQDNAPPSQAPANIDNPQTAEDYQTSGTIEAYEGNLHSAQERFNQALAMDPNLEGLGRLHVQQGNLYFAQGDYQGAIAEFTAAIEAGDESGMAYTNRAVAQIQLRDYAAAIEDLTAAIANGDYDARTHYNRGVAQARRGNLQAAQEDYTRAIQLDSNFAAPLNARGNLALDEGNFEAALEDYGRAIAANPNFADAYNNRGVIYNQYAIAAYEAGNVSEAIAQMEMAIADLDRARGLFFEAGRSMQHQEVTLNLQNLQNNLQTLRRQQGRPTPTTQPVPQPTTQPVPQPTPQPAPQPDNPGFMF; from the coding sequence ATGTTTTCTTTTGTCTATGTGTCCAAGTGGGTCGCTTTTTGTACCACCGCGAGTCTTGGGGTGGGGTTAGCGACGGTGATGGTTCCGAGAGCGGCGATCGCCTTTGATAGCCGCTTGGCGGAAAACGTCACGGTACAAATTAACGGCTATAGTCAGCCGGATGATGGGTTTCCTGGCGGAAGTGGGGTGATTGTGGGCCGGGAGGGCGATCGCTATTGGGTGTTGACGGCGTTACACGTGGTCTGCGATCGCATTCCCATGCGAGAACCGATTAGCTGTCGTCAGGATATTGCGGAAAACCGCCGCTATCGCATCCGTACGGCTTCGGGACAAGAATATGACATGACGGATGTGCAAGCACTTCAGCAAACCTTGGACGATCCGGATTTGGCCCTGGTTCAGTTTGAGAGTTCTCGGGATTACACCTTAGCCACTTTAGGAGATTCAGATCACGCTCAACTGGCGGCATCGATTTATGTGGCTGGCTTCCCGGCTGCTTTTCAGACGGCGGGGGCCGATCGCGACTTTTATCTGAGTCAGGGGCCGGTGGTGTCACGGCGACGCCAGGGAGTTCAGGGCTATACCCTAATTTATGGAGCCAGTACCAAAATTGGCATGAGTGGCGGCCCGGTGTTTGATAGTGATAATCGTGTGGTAGGGATTCACGGAATCGCCGATACGGATCTGAGTGGCCAATCGGAAACGGGGGAGGGCGCTCAGGTTAAATCAGGCTTTAATGGCGGGATTCCCATTGCCAGTTTTATGCAGTTGCGCCAGACTCAACAGGTGCAAGTCCCCAATCTTAATCAGGACAATGCTCCCCCCAGTCAGGCCCCGGCGAACATTGATAATCCTCAGACGGCTGAGGATTATCAAACCAGTGGCACGATTGAGGCCTATGAGGGGAATCTTCATTCAGCTCAGGAGCGTTTCAATCAAGCCTTGGCGATGGACCCCAATCTTGAGGGATTGGGGCGGCTTCATGTGCAACAGGGGAATCTCTATTTTGCTCAGGGAGACTATCAGGGGGCGATCGCCGAGTTTACGGCGGCCATTGAGGCAGGGGATGAGTCGGGGATGGCGTACACCAATCGGGCCGTGGCTCAGATTCAGCTGCGAGACTATGCTGCTGCGATTGAGGATTTGACGGCGGCGATCGCCAATGGGGATTATGATGCCCGCACCCACTATAATCGCGGCGTGGCTCAGGCTCGCCGGGGAAATCTTCAGGCGGCCCAAGAGGACTACACGCGGGCGATTCAACTCGATTCTAACTTTGCTGCGCCGTTGAATGCCCGAGGTAATTTGGCGTTGGATGAAGGGAATTTTGAGGCGGCGTTGGAGGATTATGGACGGGCGATCGCCGCGAATCCCAATTTTGCCGATGCGTACAACAATCGTGGCGTGATTTATAACCAATATGCGATCGCCGCCTATGAAGCGGGGAATGTTTCTGAGGCCATCGCCCAGATGGAGATGGCCATCGCCGATTTGGATCGCGCTCGGGGGCTATTCTTTGAAGCGGGGCGATCGATGCAACATCAAGAGGTGACGTTGAATCTGCAAAATTTGCAAAATAACTTGCAGACTCTCCGACGCCAACAAGGTCGCCCAACCCCTACAACTCAACCCGTTCCCCAACCCACCACTCAACCCGTTCCTCAACCGACTCCCCAACCCGCTCCCCAACCGGATAACCCAGGGTTTATGTTTTAA
- a CDS encoding trypsin-like peptidase domain-containing protein: MVRLQMPMLGVGVLLLSISAGLSRPTPATLSPLAGHRTAQIPAETNSVRELARLVTVRLLLPEDSGSGVIVGREGDRYTLLTNWHVVMTAQGQDISILTADGRTHSGRVLPPYQLGNRDLARVAFSSSQSYRVAEVGEAQELSVGDRVYAAGYPAQVFGLQGDRIISSQDTRDWGLRAFRVTEGAIGLITDRAFYGGYQLGYTNDISGGMSGGPVFNAEGQLIGLNGMLSYPFLGIRAFVFEDGSLPSQEEFVQMEPLNWAVPIQRLPSATSPLVTPHRPNQAPRAPLPPPEPPAPMTEQPLPLVF; this comes from the coding sequence ATGGTGAGATTACAGATGCCAATGCTAGGGGTGGGAGTGCTGCTGTTGTCTATCTCAGCGGGCTTATCTCGCCCCACTCCAGCGACGCTTTCTCCCTTGGCGGGTCATCGCACGGCTCAAATTCCTGCTGAGACGAACTCAGTTCGGGAACTGGCCCGTCTGGTGACCGTGCGGCTGTTACTTCCTGAGGATTCGGGATCTGGGGTGATTGTCGGCCGGGAGGGCGATCGCTATACTCTCTTAACCAATTGGCATGTGGTGATGACAGCACAGGGCCAGGATATTTCGATTTTAACCGCCGATGGGCGGACTCATTCCGGGCGGGTTTTGCCCCCCTATCAGTTGGGAAATCGGGATCTGGCTCGGGTGGCGTTCTCCAGTTCTCAGTCTTATCGGGTGGCGGAGGTGGGGGAGGCCCAAGAGCTGTCGGTGGGCGATCGCGTCTATGCGGCGGGCTATCCGGCTCAGGTCTTTGGGCTACAGGGCGATCGCATCATCAGCAGTCAGGATACCCGAGATTGGGGACTGCGTGCCTTTCGTGTGACCGAGGGCGCGATTGGTTTGATTACGGATCGCGCCTTTTATGGTGGCTATCAACTGGGATATACCAATGACATCAGCGGGGGGATGAGTGGCGGCCCGGTGTTCAATGCTGAGGGTCAGTTGATTGGACTCAATGGGATGTTGAGTTACCCCTTTTTGGGGATTCGCGCCTTTGTTTTTGAAGATGGAAGCCTCCCGAGTCAGGAGGAATTTGTGCAGATGGAACCCCTGAATTGGGCAGTTCCCATACAGAGACTCCCCTCGGCGACGTCGCCGCTAGTTACGCCCCACCGTCCTAACCAAGCTCCTAGAGCGCCGTTACCGCCACCGGAGCCGCCCGCCCCTATGACTGAGCAACCGTTACCTTTGGTGTTTTGA
- a CDS encoding CsbD family protein, with the protein MEDNVGLEGRAKAVEKNLEGKLQETAGRVTDTPEDQVMGKAKQAESQVRNTVEDVKSAAEDLFN; encoded by the coding sequence ATTGAAGATAACGTCGGTTTAGAAGGACGGGCAAAAGCTGTCGAGAAGAACCTAGAGGGCAAGCTTCAGGAAACGGCAGGCCGAGTCACTGATACCCCGGAAGACCAAGTGATGGGCAAGGCTAAGCAGGCAGAAAGCCAGGTGCGCAACACCGTTGAGGACGTTAAATCTGCTGCCGAAGACCTGTTCAACTAA
- a CDS encoding CsbD family protein codes for MGLDDKAKAAAKNLEGKAQETAGKIADNKEAQAKGKAKQVEAEARKAGENVKDGIKDAID; via the coding sequence ATGGGTTTAGATGATAAGGCAAAAGCAGCCGCTAAAAATCTTGAGGGCAAAGCTCAAGAAACCGCTGGCAAAATCGCTGACAATAAAGAAGCTCAGGCTAAGGGAAAAGCTAAGCAAGTTGAAGCAGAAGCACGCAAAGCTGGCGAGAACGTGAAAGATGGCATCAAGGATGCGATCGATTAA